TGAAGGACCTGGGGTGCAGCAGCAACGCGTCGAAGATGTGCTACCTGTTCGGCGCCGACGACCGGACCGTCAAACGCGACCTCAAGTCGGTCGACTGGCCGAAGATGTCCGAGAGCTTCAAGTTCCTGACCAAGCAGGTCGCGCCCGGCGGATCGCCGGTGCAGCGGGCGCTGAAGATCGCCGCGGTGATGCTGCAGGGTCCCAAGGGCGCGCAGCAGCTTGTTGAGACCCGTTGCGAACGCGGCGCCGACATCGCGCGAAGCATGGGGTTCAGCGAGGGGGTCGCGCTGGCGATCCTGCACCTCGACGAACACTGGGACGGGCAGGGCCACCCGCAGGGGCGGCAGGGGCTCGAGATCTCGCCGCTGGCGCGGATCGCCGGGCTTGCGCAAACTTACGAGGTGTTCTTGTCGCAGCTGGGGCGTGACGCGGCCGACTCGATGGCGGTCGCACGGCGCGGCGGCTGGTTTGAGCCGGCGCTGGTCGACGCGCTCACCGGGCTTGCCGCGGACGACCGTCTGTGGATCGAACTCGCCTCAGCCACTCCGGACGAGGCCGTGGCTGTCTACGAGCCCGCCGACCGGGTGATGATGATCGACGAGGCGGGCATCGACCGCGTGGCCGAGGGGTTTGCACGGGTGGTCGACGCCAAGAGCCCGTGGACGTTTCGGCACTCGGACGAGGTCGCGAAGATCGCTGTTGGCATGGGCGAGCAGTTAGGTTTCACTGCTGTCGAGCTGCGCGCGCTCCGTCGAATGGCGCTGCTGCACGACCTCGGCAAGCTGGGCGTGTCGAACGCTGTGCTGGACAAGCCGGGCAAGCCCACCGACGACGAGTTCAGGCAGCTGCAGCAGCACCCACGATTCACGCACGACATACTAGCCCGCGCGGGGTGCTTCCAGGACCTGGCCCACGTTGCCGCCGCCCACCACGAGAAGCTGGACGGCCGTGGGTACCACCGCGGCATCCCCGCCGGTGAGCTGCCGATTGGCGCCCGCATGCTGTGCGTGGCAGACATGTACGAGGCGATGACCGCGTCACGGCCCTACCGCGACGGCATGCCGCAGGAGAAAGTGCTCGGCATCCTCGATGCGGAGGCGGGTACGCAGGTCTGCGCCGACTCGGTCGCCTCACTCAAGAGCTGGCTCGAAAGCAACCAGTTGGAGAGCCGGGTTGAAGATCAGATGCAGGCGATCGAGCAGTTGATGGTCGAGCTGGCTTAGGCGCCCGCCCGCAAAACTTGCCAGAGGCGCCCCGTCGGCAATTGGTGGTTTCCCGTCATCGCTGACGGGAACGATTCTCGATGAGATAATCGGACCACGTTGTCATGTATTGGGCGTGGCGGCCGAAGGACTGGCCGGAAGTCGATGTGGTTCGAGAGCCCCCGGAGTCGCAAGGATGCGGAACCTGTGGATTGCTATTATTGCCGCCGCCAGCCTGCTGGGCGCCAGAGCGGTGCCGGCGGACGACCTGTCGAGCCGCATTCAGCGTCTGCCTGACACGCAGGTAGCAGTCGACCCGTTGGTTGCTCCGGTCGCGTTCCTCTCGGAACAGTGCTGTGAACCTTCCTGCCGAGACGACTGGTCGCTGTTCGCCGGGCTGGAAGGTTCGAAGCAGCCGCAAGACTTCGGCGTGAACGCCCATTTTGGCGCCCGCGTGGCGGTGAACTACGGTCGGCTGATCTCGAGCAACTCGGGTCTCGGCCTGCAGGTCGGCACGGCGGTGGTGGCCACGGACAACGCGGTGCAGGTTGTGGAACGCGTCGAGGGCTCGAGCAGTCGGTTGCAGTCGTTCACTACGCTTGGCCTGTTCCAGCACACCGACTCTGGCGTGCACTGGACCATTGTCTACGACCTGCTCTGGCAGGACTCCTACGACGACTTCTTCCTTGGCCAGTGGCGTGGCGACCTGGGCTACGACCTCGGGTGCAGCGACCGCGCTGGCGTCATGGCGATGCTCCACGGGCATGGCGACGCCGGTTCGTTCGGAGCGGCGGGCGTCTACCTCAGGCCAATCAATCAGGCGAGCCTCTACTGGCGGCACACCTGGCCCACCGGGGGTTCGGTGCGTGGCTGGTTGGGGTTGGCGGACGGCCACGCCGAGGTCAACGCCGCGTTGGGCGATTGGCCACGTCGTGACACGATGGTGGTGTTCGGGTCGGACTTCCGGGTTCCGCTGACGGACTTTCTCAGCCTGACCGGGCAGGCCAACTTTATCACGCCTGCCGACACCGGCACGGTGGACGCATTTCTTGGATTCGAATACTTCCCGGGCGGACGCTCGGCAGCAGGTCGGGCCGCTCGACCGCTGCTGCCCGTGGCGAGCAACGCAACCTTCTCGGTGGACATGTTCCGCTAGTCGACGGGGGCCGCGTGGCGGCGGGGTTGGGCGGAGCGGCGTCAGTACCTGACGAATTGGCTCCCGTTGCGGGAGAGGGTTCTGTCTTCGGCAGCGTCGCTCGACTAGAGTAGGGTGGTGTCTCAAGTGGGGCCGCATGCCGCGCGTTGTTGCGGTGGCGCCCCGCATACAGCGCGCCTGCCCAGACGACGCCCCTAGGAGCTCTCTACAAATGTCCCGACGTTTCCGTGCGACCGGTCTTGCTGTTGCGTTCCTGCTGTTGTGCCCCGCTTCGCAAGCCTCGGACGCAATCCAGGTGGACGCGTTTGTGCCCGAGCCGATCCACGTCTCCGTGGACACGTTGCCCAAGCCGTTCGCCACCGAGAGCGCCCAGAAACGCCCCGACGTCAAACCGGTTCCCGAGTCTCCACGCCTGCAGGCGCCGGCTGGCTTCAAGGTCAACGAGTTTGCCAAACTGAAGGACGCCCGCTGGCTGGCGCTCACGCCCGATGGGGAAGTGCTTTGCGCCGCCTCGAAGAGCGACAAGATCGTGCTGCTCCGCGACGCCGACTCGGATGGCGTGGCCGAGGAGCAGATCACTGTGATCGACAAGGACCACGGCGCCAGGATGCCATTCGGGATGGCGTTCGCCGACGGCGCGCTGTTTGTTGGCAACACCGACGCGGTCCTGCGGTACGAGTTCAACGCCGACTCGCTTCCGCTGAGCGACCCGCAGAAGATCACCGACCTGCCGGGACGCGGCTACAACGAGCACTGGACCCGCAACGTGGTGGTCTCGCCGGAGGGCGACCGCTTGTTCGTCTCGGTCGGGTCGCGCACCAACGCCGACGTCGAAGAGCCGCCCCGCGCCAGTGTGCTGACCATGAACCTCGACGGCTCCGACCGCAGCCAGTACGCCACCGGACTCCGGAACCCGGTGGGGCTCGACTTCCACCCGCAGACCGGCCGGCTGTTCTCGACCATCAACGAACGCGACGGGCTGGGCGACAACCTGGTGCCGGACTACCTGACCGAGGTGGTCGAGGGCGAGTTCTATGGCTGGCCGTACGCGTACCTGAAGCCGGAGAACCTGGACCCGCGTCGGGTGCAGGACGGCAAGAGCGAGCGGCCGGAGCTCGCCGCCAAGACCCGCACGCCGGACCTGCTCTTCGAGTCGCATTCCGCGGCCCTCGGCCTCGCGTTCTACGACCAGCAGCAGTTTCCCGAGAAGTACCGCAACGGTGCGTTCGTCGCGCACCGCGGCTCCTGGAACCGCGACACCGGGGTTGGGTACAAGATCGTGTTTGTCCCATTCGATCAGAACGGCTCCCCCAAGGGTTACTACGAGGACTTTGTCCGAGGGTTCTTGACCAACCCCGAGGGGCCGGTCGCGTGGGCCCGCCCGGTGGGCGTCGTCGTGACCGCCGACGGCGGGCTACTTTTCACCGACGACGCTAACGGCCGGGTGTACCGCGTCACGTACGAGGAGTAGGGCATGCCCGTGAGACGAGGGGCCGTCCCCCGCGGGTTCACGCTGGTAGAGCTCCTGGTGGTGATCGCCGTGATTGGGGCGCTGGTTGCTCTGCTATTGCCGGCGGTGCAGGCGGCCCGCGGCGCTGCGCGGCGGGCGTCGTGCGCGAACAACCTGAAGCAGGTCGGTTTGGCGATGCAGTCGTTCCACGGTTCGCGGCGGCATTTCCCGGCCGGCCGGGGCGCGCCGCTGCCGGAGATCTTTTCGGCCCACGCCCACCTGCTCGAGTACCTCGAGGACGGCGCCCTGTTCGCCACGATGGACCTCACCCAGGCGCCAACCACGTTTGGCATCGGCGGCGGCGTTGTGTTCAGCGGCGACGCCAACTACCAGGCGGCGACCACGCCGGTCGCGGCGTACGTCTGCCCGAGCGACCCCGCGGCGCCTCGCGTTCCCGGGACTGAGTTCGCCGCGACCAGCTACGCGGGCAACGCCGGCTCGGGCGGCGTTGACTACGGCAGCCTCACCGACGCCGACGGCGTGTTCTACCTCGGCTCGCAGACCCGCATGCGGGACCTGACCGACGGCTCGTCACACACCGCCGCGTTCGCCGAACGCACCCTCGGACCCGGCGCCGCGCCGGCCGATCTGCCGACGCCTGCGGGACCTCAAACCGGCGAGTACATGCTGGAGCTCCCCGGCGGCGCCGACACAACCCCCGACGCCTGCTCGGCGGGCGGGGGCGAGTGGAACGGCGAACGCGGCGCCAAGTGGGTCTTGGGCAACTACGGCAACACGCTCTACAACCACGCGCTGGCGCCCAACTCGCCGGACTGGGACTGCATGAACGCCCGCCAGCAGAAGGGCCGCCTGGCCGCCCGCAGCCAGCACCCCGGCGGGGTCATGACGCTGCTGTGTGACGGGTCGGCACGGTTCACCACGGACGCGGTAGAACCTGAGGTGTGGCGTTCCCTTGCAACCCGGGCCGGCGGCGAGCTGCCGTAGCCCGCGGGTTAGCCGTCGCCCCCCAGCCAGCCCTTCCGCCAGAAATAGCCCAGCATGGCGCCCGCGGTCGCGAACATCGCGCACCACACCGCGGGGTACGCCCAGCGGACGTGCAGCTCGGGCATGTACTCGAAGTTCATCCCATAGATTCCGGCCAGGAACGTTAGCGGTATGAAGATACTGGCCATGATGGTCAGCACCTTCATCACCTCGTTCGTGCGGTTGGCGACCGCCGACATGTAGGTGTTCATCAGGCCGGTGGTCATCTCGCGGTACATCTCGGCCACCTCGGCGGTCTGCACGCAGTGGCTGTACGTGTCGCGGAGGAAGACCCGCAGCTCGTCGGTGATCAGCTCGCTGTCGTCCCGCATCAGCGTGTTGATCGCCTCGCGCTGGGCCCACAGCCAGCGGCGGAGCATCACCAGCCGGTTCTTCATGTCGTTCAGGCGGCGCAGCAGGTCCGGCGTGGGCTGCGTGATCACGACCTCGTCGAGGTCGTCGATCTCCTCGCCGATCGCCTCGAGCACCGGGTAGTAGCCGTCGATGATGGTGTCGGCGATGGCGTACGCCAGGTACGGGGCGCGCTGGTGGCGGATCAGTCCTTTGCCGCCCCGCAGCCGCTTCCGGACCGGGTCGAGGATGTCGCCGTGCTTCTCTTGGAACGTGAGCACGTAGTGCTCGGTCAGCACAATGCTCACCTGCTCCGAGTTGGGTTCGCCGTCGTCGTCCAGGCTCACCATCCGCACGACCAGCAGCATCTGGTCGTCGTAGTCCTCGGCCTTGGGACGCTGCGGCACGTTCACCAGGTCCTCAAGCAGCAGGGGGTGCAGGTGGAACATGTCGCCCAGCTGGTGCATCAGCGAGCGGTCGCCAAAGCCCTGCACGTCCACCCACGCGACGGTCGACGTGTCGAACGCCCGCTCCAGCTCGGCCACGTCCTCCACGGGGGTGTCGTGCAGCTGCTGGTGATCGTACGTGATCATGTGGATCTTCGGCTCGGGCGCCTGCCTGGGGATCGACAGGGTGCCGGGCCGGGCGCCAATCCTGGGGCGACGCTTACGAAACATGCGGGGTCCTTGGCGAGCGTTGCCGCCGGTCAGGGGTCGTGGCTTGCGGGCGTCCGGCCGGGTCATGGCGTTGGCGGCTCGCCGAGGTAGCCGTTCAGCACCTCCCGCCAGCCCGGCTGGCTCGTGGTGCGGAGCAGCGACTGGTTGATGCGTTCCCGCAGCGGGCTGCCGTCCGGGATGGGGAACGCGTACTCCTGGGGCTCGAAGGTCACCGGCAGCACGTGCAGGCCGGGGGCGTCCGCCTGGTTGATCTGGTAGCGGAGTATGGGTTCATCATACACCACCGCGGCAACCCGCTCCTGCCGCAACGCGCCCAGCGCGTCGGCGGCGCCGCTAAACAATTCGGGCACGATGCCGCGGTTGCGGAGGTAGGATTCCGCGGTCGACCCCTCGACGGTCGCCACCCGCACGCTGGGCAAGTCGCCGGGTCCGGAGATCCCGGTCTTGAGCTGGGTCACGGTGAGCACCGACGTCACCGAGGCGGTGAAGCTGGCGATGATGAACAAACCGGCGAACATCCACACCAGCCCGATCAGCCGGCCCGGCAGCGTCTTGGGCGCCTTGTCGCCGTAGCCGACGGTCGTCAGCGTGACGGCCGCCCACCACAGACCCGACCCGATGCCCCGTGCGGGGCCGCCGCCGAACTGTTCGGGGTTGCCGCGGCGTTCAAAGAAGTACACCGCCACAGCGCTGATCAGCAGCGCGGCGAGCAACGCCGCGACAACCTTCATGAACGTCGGCGAGATCACCGCCGACGCGATGCCCAGCCAGCCCTGGTCGCGCTGGTTGGCGCCCACGGCGATGCCCAAACCCGAGCTGTAGAAGGGGTGGGTGAAGTCCATCCGCAGCTCTCGCTCGTAGTTCAGCGTGATCGCGCCGGCCCCCATGTCGACTTTGCCCCGCTCGACCGCGTCGAGCAGTTCGTCCAGGCCCATCTCGCGGTAGTCGATCGTGACCTCCCTGCCCGCCGCGCGGATCTCGGCCTGCACCTCGCGCAGCAGGTCGACGCAGATGCCGGTCCACTCCCCCTGAGCGTTCTTCATCGAGAAGGGCGGGGCGTCGCGCACCGCCACGGCCACCGTCCGAGCCTCCGCGTTAGACTCCGCTTCTGTTTGATCCTGTGCGACGGCTGGCGTTGAGGTGGAGGCCAGCAAAGTCAGCAGCGCGGCAATGGCCCGCCCAGCATGCATCTGAGTTGCTACGGGCGATTTCGACGTGGGGGTTTCGATAGGCATCAGGCTCCTTTCGGGATGGCAGCAGACGGGCGTGCGCCCCTGATTGATACACGCGGCTGGCGCCAGCAATCAATGGGCCGCCGTTGCTAGCGTGCCGGCGCTGGTCGTCGCGCGACCAGGCGTGTGGCCGTCGTTCGATTGCAGTCGGCCAGCCCCGCACGCCGATGCAAGGAGGACACGGCGGTGTGCGCCGGCCGGAACCGCCGCAGAGGAGCGTCAGCATGCAACGCGATTTCCTTTCGTCGCTCGACTCGGCCAACCAACCCCCCGCGGCGCGGTACTGCTCGCACTGCGGCGCGTCGGCGGAGAACAAGTTCTGCTCGAGCTGTGGTCAGCCCCTGGCCGCCAGTCCGGCGGCACCGGTCGGTGACTGGCGGCAGCTGATCTGCTTCGAGGAGGTCGTCCGCGCGCCCGAGGCCCGAGCCCGCATCCAGGCGGGCGCCGCCCGCAGCCGCAAGCGGCTCAGCGGCGAGGAGTTCCTGGCGATGGCGGGCTCGGTCATGTCGATCGGAGTGCCGTTGGACAAGCTCGCAGGCGTGGTTCAGCCGCTGTACGCCTCGTGGGGCGTCAAGACCGGCAAGGAGCAGCGCCAGCGGGTGCACGCGCCGCCCGGCGAGACACTGGTTAGAGTACTTTGCTCGCTGGCCGAACGGGGGCAGGAGCTGCAGCAGGTTCAGCAGGCCGACGACGCCTGCACGCTGGTCGCAACGTTCCCGTCGGACCTGCTTGCGCTGGAGGGCAGGTTGCTGGTGACTGTCGAACGGGCGGCGGAGGGCAGCCAGGTCCTGGCGGCCACCAAGATCGAGGGTCAGGCGTTCGACTGGGGCAAGAGCCGCCGCGGGCTCGAGCGGCTGTTTACCGACCTGCAGCGGGCCGCGTAACCGCGGTCCGGAGTTTTGTCCCGTTCTGGCGCATCGATTCTTAGGGACAAAAGTCGGCCCACGCGGCGCCGCTCCGATTCGTTTCGTGCTTGTATAGCAGGGTATTCAGTTCTCGTCGGTTCCGTGCTCGCCCGACTTTTGTCCCTCGGCAGGGCGGGATAGGGACAAAAGTCTCGGCTGCCCCCGCGCTTGCGCCCAGCTTTTCGGACGCGGCATGAACGCGCACCGCTTACGCAGCAACCCCTTCATTGGAACACACTGGGTGGCCGGTTTCGACAACAAACTGGGGGAGAAGCCGAGTCGATCGACCGGCAAGTCACCGACCCATGGCGGCCCGAGACCCTACGCCGCGCGCGGCGGCTTTGGCGGCTTCTTGCCCTTGAGCTGGTAGACGTAGGCCAGCACCTCGGCCACCGCCGCGTAGCTCTTGTCGGGCACGGGGTGGTTGATGCTGACCTCCTTGTAGAGCAGCTGCGCCAGCGGCTTCCGCTCGACGATCGGCACGTTGCTCTCCAACGCCAACCGACGGATCCGCTGGGCCACTACGCCGGCGCCCTTGGCCACCACGATCGGGGCGGCCATCTTCTCCGCGTCGTACCGCAGGGCGACCGCCAACTCCGTCGGGTTGGTCACCACGACGTCCGCCTTCGGTACCTCCTGCCCCATCCGGTTGAGCGCCAGCTGTCGCTGCACCTGCCGCCGGCGGGCGATGACCTGCGGGTCGCCCTGCAGGTTCTTCATCTCTTCTTTGACCTCTTGGTGGGTCATCTTCAGGTCCTGCTCGTGCTTCCACTTCTGGAACGCGAAATCCGCCAGCGCGAGCACCAGCAACGCCACGCCGACCCACAGCAGAGCCTGCACGGCGACCTCGCCGGTCAGCACCGCCAGACCGCCGATCGACAACGCGCCCGCATTAAGGATCTCTTCCGATCGCAGCACGACCACCACGGCGCTCACCGCCGACACCACGGCCACTTTGAACAGCCCGAAGCCCAGCCGCATGAATCCCTGTAGCGAAACAATCCGCTTGAGCCCCTGCAGCAGGCTCAGCCGGGACAGGTCCGGCGCCAGCCGGTTGGGCACGAACAGCAGCCCGGTCTGGAATGCGCTGGCCGCCACCGCCGACAGCATCAGCAGGCCGAAGATGGGCAGCAGCGCCAACCCGACCGCCCCGCCGATCTCCACAAGCTGGTGCATCATGCCCTCGGGCGTCGACCGCAGGTGCCCAACGTCCCCGAGCTGGCGGCGGAGCATCCGCGCGGCGGTGTCGGCCACCCGTGGGCCCAGGCCGGTGAGGATCAGCGCGGCGGCGACCAACAAAGCCGCCGAGCCAAGGTCCTGGCTGTACGCGACCTGCCCCTTCTCCCGCGCCTGCTGGCGCCGGTGCGGGGTTGCGTCGTACGTTTTGTCGCCGGACTGTTCGGCCATGCCTGGGGGCGGCGGTTAGGGGGCGAGACCCGATCGTCGCCGGGGCGTGCGCCCTCGATTCGTCCGGGCCTGTGACCGGGGGCTACCGCCCCGCGGCTGACGGGGGTTGGGTTGTGTCTGTATCGATAGGTTGCACGGTGTAGCTGAGGTTCACCAAGGCGTCTTCGAGCGGCTGCTGGAACGTCCACGCCACGCCGCCGATGGTGGCGAAGCAGAGCCCGAGGGTCAGCAGCGAGTTGACGCTGAAGCCGACCACGATCACGTTGATCTGCGGCAGCGTGCGGCTGATCAAACCCAGCACGATGGTCGCCAACAGGAGCGAGATCATCAGCGGTGCCGCGGCCCGCAGCGCGAGCTCAAAGCTCTGGCTCAGCAGCGAGATCATCATGTCGGCGTAGTCCTCGCCCAGCGAGGCCCGACCGGGCGGCGCCCAGGTGAAGGTGTCGAGCAGCGCCTGAACCGCCATCCGCAGCCCGCCGATCGCGATGAACACGGCGAACGTCACGTAGTAGAAGAGTTGGCCGAACACCGACACGCTGGTGTCCAGGCCGGGGTCGAACAACTCGCCGATCGCCATGCCGGACATCTGCGCGACGATCTGCCCGGCCATCTGCACGCCCGACAGGATCACCATCACGCCGAGCCCGAGCATCGCGCCCACGACCACCTCTAGCGCGATCATTTTGCCGAACAGCAGCAGGTTCATGCCGTCCGACAGGATCGAGTTGCTGCTGGTCAGCGGCGCGCCGTGCGACGGCAGCACGAGCAGCGACAGCGCGACCGCCAGCAACGCCCGCACACGAATCGGGGCCGCCTGGGCGCCGAACAGCGGCGCCGTGCCCAACAACGCCCCCACCCGGGCCAGGATCAGCGCGAAGGCCGCGGTCTGGTTCAGTAGGTAGGGTTCGAGCCAGGGCATGGGCGGTGGGCGGCGCGCCGGCCCGCGTTACAGTCGTTCGGGGATGGAGGAGATCAGCCCGCCGGAGTACTCCATCAGACGGGTCAGCAGCCAGGGCAGCGTCATCGCCAGCGCCACGGCCATCGCCAGCAGCTTC
This portion of the Posidoniimonas corsicana genome encodes:
- a CDS encoding HD-GYP domain-containing protein; translated protein: MSQQTTDLNTDFVSPIAVGFSPTAKRTVKMSGLVAALSYSLDITEGQPPGHAARTCLIGMRLAELIGLPEADRSDLFYALLLKDLGCSSNASKMCYLFGADDRTVKRDLKSVDWPKMSESFKFLTKQVAPGGSPVQRALKIAAVMLQGPKGAQQLVETRCERGADIARSMGFSEGVALAILHLDEHWDGQGHPQGRQGLEISPLARIAGLAQTYEVFLSQLGRDAADSMAVARRGGWFEPALVDALTGLAADDRLWIELASATPDEAVAVYEPADRVMMIDEAGIDRVAEGFARVVDAKSPWTFRHSDEVAKIAVGMGEQLGFTAVELRALRRMALLHDLGKLGVSNAVLDKPGKPTDDEFRQLQQHPRFTHDILARAGCFQDLAHVAAAHHEKLDGRGYHRGIPAGELPIGARMLCVADMYEAMTASRPYRDGMPQEKVLGILDAEAGTQVCADSVASLKSWLESNQLESRVEDQMQAIEQLMVELA
- a CDS encoding DUF6666 family protein, with the translated sequence MRNLWIAIIAAASLLGARAVPADDLSSRIQRLPDTQVAVDPLVAPVAFLSEQCCEPSCRDDWSLFAGLEGSKQPQDFGVNAHFGARVAVNYGRLISSNSGLGLQVGTAVVATDNAVQVVERVEGSSSRLQSFTTLGLFQHTDSGVHWTIVYDLLWQDSYDDFFLGQWRGDLGYDLGCSDRAGVMAMLHGHGDAGSFGAAGVYLRPINQASLYWRHTWPTGGSVRGWLGLADGHAEVNAALGDWPRRDTMVVFGSDFRVPLTDFLSLTGQANFITPADTGTVDAFLGFEYFPGGRSAAGRAARPLLPVASNATFSVDMFR
- a CDS encoding PQQ-dependent sugar dehydrogenase, yielding MSRRFRATGLAVAFLLLCPASQASDAIQVDAFVPEPIHVSVDTLPKPFATESAQKRPDVKPVPESPRLQAPAGFKVNEFAKLKDARWLALTPDGEVLCAASKSDKIVLLRDADSDGVAEEQITVIDKDHGARMPFGMAFADGALFVGNTDAVLRYEFNADSLPLSDPQKITDLPGRGYNEHWTRNVVVSPEGDRLFVSVGSRTNADVEEPPRASVLTMNLDGSDRSQYATGLRNPVGLDFHPQTGRLFSTINERDGLGDNLVPDYLTEVVEGEFYGWPYAYLKPENLDPRRVQDGKSERPELAAKTRTPDLLFESHSAALGLAFYDQQQFPEKYRNGAFVAHRGSWNRDTGVGYKIVFVPFDQNGSPKGYYEDFVRGFLTNPEGPVAWARPVGVVVTADGGLLFTDDANGRVYRVTYEE
- a CDS encoding DUF1559 domain-containing protein gives rise to the protein MPVRRGAVPRGFTLVELLVVIAVIGALVALLLPAVQAARGAARRASCANNLKQVGLAMQSFHGSRRHFPAGRGAPLPEIFSAHAHLLEYLEDGALFATMDLTQAPTTFGIGGGVVFSGDANYQAATTPVAAYVCPSDPAAPRVPGTEFAATSYAGNAGSGGVDYGSLTDADGVFYLGSQTRMRDLTDGSSHTAAFAERTLGPGAAPADLPTPAGPQTGEYMLELPGGADTTPDACSAGGGEWNGERGAKWVLGNYGNTLYNHALAPNSPDWDCMNARQQKGRLAARSQHPGGVMTLLCDGSARFTTDAVEPEVWRSLATRAGGELP
- the corA gene encoding magnesium/cobalt transporter CorA translates to MFRKRRPRIGARPGTLSIPRQAPEPKIHMITYDHQQLHDTPVEDVAELERAFDTSTVAWVDVQGFGDRSLMHQLGDMFHLHPLLLEDLVNVPQRPKAEDYDDQMLLVVRMVSLDDDGEPNSEQVSIVLTEHYVLTFQEKHGDILDPVRKRLRGGKGLIRHQRAPYLAYAIADTIIDGYYPVLEAIGEEIDDLDEVVITQPTPDLLRRLNDMKNRLVMLRRWLWAQREAINTLMRDDSELITDELRVFLRDTYSHCVQTAEVAEMYREMTTGLMNTYMSAVANRTNEVMKVLTIMASIFIPLTFLAGIYGMNFEYMPELHVRWAYPAVWCAMFATAGAMLGYFWRKGWLGGDG
- a CDS encoding transporter substrate-binding domain-containing protein, encoding MPIETPTSKSPVATQMHAGRAIAALLTLLASTSTPAVAQDQTEAESNAEARTVAVAVRDAPPFSMKNAQGEWTGICVDLLREVQAEIRAAGREVTIDYREMGLDELLDAVERGKVDMGAGAITLNYERELRMDFTHPFYSSGLGIAVGANQRDQGWLGIASAVISPTFMKVVAALLAALLISAVAVYFFERRGNPEQFGGGPARGIGSGLWWAAVTLTTVGYGDKAPKTLPGRLIGLVWMFAGLFIIASFTASVTSVLTVTQLKTGISGPGDLPSVRVATVEGSTAESYLRNRGIVPELFSGAADALGALRQERVAAVVYDEPILRYQINQADAPGLHVLPVTFEPQEYAFPIPDGSPLRERINQSLLRTTSQPGWREVLNGYLGEPPTP
- a CDS encoding zinc ribbon domain-containing protein gives rise to the protein MQRDFLSSLDSANQPPAARYCSHCGASAENKFCSSCGQPLAASPAAPVGDWRQLICFEEVVRAPEARARIQAGAARSRKRLSGEEFLAMAGSVMSIGVPLDKLAGVVQPLYASWGVKTGKEQRQRVHAPPGETLVRVLCSLAERGQELQQVQQADDACTLVATFPSDLLALEGRLLVTVERAAEGSQVLAATKIEGQAFDWGKSRRGLERLFTDLQRAA
- the flhB gene encoding flagellar biosynthesis protein FlhB, with protein sequence MAEQSGDKTYDATPHRRQQAREKGQVAYSQDLGSAALLVAAALILTGLGPRVADTAARMLRRQLGDVGHLRSTPEGMMHQLVEIGGAVGLALLPIFGLLMLSAVAASAFQTGLLFVPNRLAPDLSRLSLLQGLKRIVSLQGFMRLGFGLFKVAVVSAVSAVVVVLRSEEILNAGALSIGGLAVLTGEVAVQALLWVGVALLVLALADFAFQKWKHEQDLKMTHQEVKEEMKNLQGDPQVIARRRQVQRQLALNRMGQEVPKADVVVTNPTELAVALRYDAEKMAAPIVVAKGAGVVAQRIRRLALESNVPIVERKPLAQLLYKEVSINHPVPDKSYAAVAEVLAYVYQLKGKKPPKPPRAA
- a CDS encoding flagellar biosynthetic protein FliR; translated protein: MPWLEPYLLNQTAAFALILARVGALLGTAPLFGAQAAPIRVRALLAVALSLLVLPSHGAPLTSSNSILSDGMNLLLFGKMIALEVVVGAMLGLGVMVILSGVQMAGQIVAQMSGMAIGELFDPGLDTSVSVFGQLFYYVTFAVFIAIGGLRMAVQALLDTFTWAPPGRASLGEDYADMMISLLSQSFELALRAAAPLMISLLLATIVLGLISRTLPQINVIVVGFSVNSLLTLGLCFATIGGVAWTFQQPLEDALVNLSYTVQPIDTDTTQPPSAAGR